The Aeromicrobium senzhongii genome includes a window with the following:
- a CDS encoding DUF1972 domain-containing protein produces the protein MRIAMLGTRGVPARYGGFETAIEEIGRRMADRGHEVTVYCRGAEGEPPEHLGMKLVHLPAARKKALETLSHTCLSVFHLLFSRRRHDVAFVFNAANAVFLPVLRLRRLPTAVHVDGLEWKRAKWGGTGRRYYRTAEALSVRWADALIADARGISDYYTEEFGASTELLVYGAPLLTDRRTERIADLDLNDRGYHLVVARFEPENHVLEIVRGYRASDATLPLVVVGSAPYADAYTTEIEQAAHGDPRIRLVGGVWDQDLLDALYANAASYLHGHSVGGTNPSLLRAIGAAAPVIAYDISFNAESLGAGARYFRTAGDVARCVVETEGDVAGAVAHAETVRARVVSTYSWEAVTDGYLALAKRLADGQSRRGEASGKRR, from the coding sequence TCGAGACTGCCATCGAGGAGATCGGCCGTCGGATGGCGGACCGCGGACACGAGGTGACGGTCTACTGTCGTGGCGCCGAGGGCGAACCACCCGAGCACCTCGGCATGAAGCTGGTGCATCTCCCCGCGGCTCGCAAGAAGGCCCTGGAGACCCTGAGCCACACCTGCCTGTCGGTGTTCCACCTGCTGTTCTCCCGGCGCCGCCACGACGTGGCCTTCGTGTTCAACGCGGCCAACGCCGTGTTTCTGCCGGTGCTCCGCCTGCGCCGGCTCCCAACCGCCGTGCATGTCGACGGGCTGGAGTGGAAGCGTGCCAAGTGGGGCGGCACCGGGCGCCGGTACTACCGGACGGCGGAAGCCCTCTCCGTTCGATGGGCCGACGCGCTCATCGCGGACGCGCGGGGCATCTCCGACTACTACACCGAGGAGTTCGGCGCCTCGACCGAACTCCTCGTATACGGGGCGCCCCTCCTGACGGACCGTCGCACCGAGCGGATCGCCGACCTCGATCTGAACGACCGCGGCTACCACCTCGTGGTCGCGCGCTTCGAGCCCGAGAACCACGTGCTCGAGATCGTCCGCGGCTACCGTGCCAGCGACGCCACGCTGCCGCTCGTCGTGGTCGGCTCGGCGCCCTATGCCGACGCGTACACGACCGAGATCGAACAGGCTGCCCATGGCGACCCTCGCATCCGGCTCGTCGGGGGCGTCTGGGACCAGGACCTCCTCGACGCTCTCTATGCGAACGCGGCTTCCTATCTGCACGGCCACAGCGTGGGCGGCACCAATCCCTCGCTGCTGCGAGCGATCGGCGCGGCCGCTCCCGTCATCGCCTATGACATCAGCTTCAATGCCGAGTCCCTGGGAGCGGGAGCACGCTACTTCCGGACGGCTGGCGACGTCGCACGCTGCGTGGTCGAGACCGAGGGTGACGTGGCCGGCGCCGTCGCCCATGCCGAGACGGTCCGCGCGCGCGTCGTCTCCACGTACTCGTGGGAGGCAGTGACGGACGGCTACCTCGCCCTCGCGAAACGCTTGGCGGACGGTCAGAGCCGGCGAGGCGAGGCGAGCGGAAAGCGGCGCTGA